The genomic stretch aagtgagagtgaaggactagagggcagtgggagcgattcagatagggaagatgcagtgagaggcgggtgggacctgatattcagctgggaatgactaaaacagtaaataaacacaagacatatatatactctattagccacaacacaaccaggcttatatttaatatgccacaaattaatcccgcataacaaacacctcccccctcccgtccatataacccgccaatacaactcaaacacctgcacaacacactcaatcccacagcccaaagtaccgtttacctccccaaagttcatacagcacatatatttccccaaagttacgtacgtgacatgcacatagcggcacgcacgtacgggcaagcgatcaaatgtttggaagccgcagctgcatgcgtactcacggtaccgcgcttgcgcatccaactcaaagtcctcctggtaagagtctctgttgtcccagttctccacaggccaatggtaaagcttgactgtcatcttccgggaatgtaaacaatgaaacaccggccgtgtttgtgttgctgcagtcggccgcaatacaccgcttcccacctacagctttcttctttgctgtctccattgttcattgaacaaattgcaaaagattcaccaacacagatgtccagaatactgtggaattttgccatgaaaacagacgacttaatagctggccaccatgctgtcccaaaatgtcctccacaatccgtgacgtcacgcgctgacgtcatcatgccgagacgttttcagcaagatatttcgcgcgaaatttaaaattgcactttagtaagctaacccggccgtattggcatgtgttgcaatgttaagatttcatcattgatatttaaactatcagactgcgtggtcggtagtagtgggtttcagtaggcctttaaacaagttgaaaaacttattggggtgtcaccatttagtggtcaattgtacggaatatgtactgtactgtgtaatctactaatacaagtttcaatcaatcaatcaatcagcattttgttcaggagagaacccacaaaagataatacaaataataacagaagaaattaacaaattaaaaagatggtttgacaaaaacagactctttgaatctcagtataactaaaataatgctattcggtaaccgGAGAAGGGAAtgacaaacaaaaatacaaatagacgaagtagacattgaaagagttaaggaaaacacatttttgggtgtaataatagatgacaaaatgaactgtaaatctcatataaaaatatgcaacataatcTAGCAAGAAataattcaataataaataaagcaaaacatgttctggaccaaaaatcacttcatattctctactgctcgctagtgttaccatatctgagttattgtgcagaaatatggggaaataactacaaatgtgcattcTGTCacaaaccgtgttacaaaaagatcagttgtgataataaataatgttggatatagagaacatacaaactgtaatttcagttcttatatgtccTGTACCTGTAAaataatggacaataataaagcatcctgaatcctgaaatgaaaaatatttaatttcaGTGTTTTGCGTGCAAACAGCAcggtgcacaaagcaaactataacctgcttccCAAGAATGTAcatttcttctcaacaaaagagaaatataaccttatagaaaaatataatttaaaacatttgcataAACATACAATATAGGACtttcagcatatcagtatgtgggattaaaATATGGAATGGATTTAAGCAAAGAAGTGAAACAATgtgctgatatgatccactttaagaaactattcaaactacaaatgtttactaaGCACAAAGAATATTAACACCGGTGCATGTCTTgaatttgaggggaaaaaatacatttatctcGTCATAAATGACTTACCTAGTTAAGATGTGTTGTATTAACTACACAGATGTGTAATGTGTGTATACAGAGTACAGAGAGTAAACAAATGTGCAAAAAGGggtagaataaataaaaataagagcttcttcctactcctttttggacatattATGAAGAAAATATAAAATGATGCATCATTTTGAAACTATATATGTTCAAATTGAAAATAAATCTGAAAAAatgacacacacaacaatgatgtcacacctgtcatatgtgctgatgttgttagaaagtcaaagtGTTGACCGTTCACACACTGCGACTGAACACTCTCTCACCTGTCTTTTCAAACATTGACTTCGACCAAAACCTTTGCAATAGATTGAACAGGAAAACGTTTTTTATCCGGTGTGCACCCTCACGTGTACTCTAAAATGCGTTCTTTGTACAAATTCCTTATCACAAGATAAGTGCTTTTCTCCCGTGTGTATTTTCACGTATTGTTACAtctttttttgtccaaaatcTCTACTACGTTCCAAGCAGGAAgacgttttttttctctcaagtgtGTGTTCTAATGTGTTCCTTCAAACTATGTTTtcgtacaaaacctttaccacattctaagcaggaaaaaggtttatcTCCAGTGTGTGTGCTCGCGTGTGTTTTCAAATGCTGCTTTTGAGTAAAATCTTTTCCACAGatagaacaggaaaaaggtttctctccggtgtgtgttctcatgtgcgttTTCAACTGGTACCTTCGAGTAAAGCCCttaccacagactgaacaggaaaagggtttcTCTACGGTGTATATTCTCATGTGTGCTACAAGGTTTGATTGGTCACAAGCGCTCGCGTTGCAGTTTGAACACGTAAcagttttttctccagtgtgtgttacaAGTGTTGCTTGCTCAGAAAAGATTGTGTTGCAGCTTGCACAAGAAAACGTTTCTTCTCTGGCGTGTCTTCTCCTGTGCCTTTTCAAATATTGAATTAGTGCAAAAACTTTGCCGCAgactgaacatgaaaaaggtttttctccggtgtgcgttCTTGTGTGTCTTACAAGTGTTGATCGGTGAGAAAAGATTTTGTTGCAGCTTGAGCAGGAAtatggtttttctccggtgtgcgtcCTCGTGTGTCTTTTCAAATCCCGCCTCtgtgcaaaacctttaccacagttcaaacaggtaaaaggtttttccccggtgtgcattctcatgtgttctttcaGATAATAACGGTATTTAAAGGTTTTGTCGCAGTGAGgacatgtgaagtgtgtgttgtcagtgtgacatgtcttaccatctttagagtcttcatcatcagtgtcaggagagtgtgacgctgtgtcctcactatctgatagtggagctaagagcttgtctgcttgtgatcctccacagtggtctccatcagcttctgttgtcatgtgtctgcttggaggctccgcctctctcttctcctcacttttacctttgacctcatcatcttcactcttcacagggacaccagtcactggcatcttggtgacatcaacctcctccagtccttcaagatgctctccctcctgactgatgctgtgttcctcctcttcctctttaatgtggatgGGAATATGGTTCCTCCTTCGCTGTATGGTGAGGGAGAGCTGCGACTCTTTTTCTTCCTTACTGTAAGAGATATGTggatcctcctccttctcctctttaATGTGCTGGTACTGcggctcttcctcttcctctttaatataGGGGGGCTGGGGCTCCTCCTGCTCCATCTTTGAGGTCCACTCCTGCTGCTCAGGGAGAAGATAGCtctcacagacgtctgcaggacacaaaattAGACAACACGTGCTTTAGAAAAGACAAGATTAGCCCGATCTCACGTGACATTGTCCTGCACCAGCATGTGTTCTGATGTCTTTTAGGATCTCATCACTCACCATGTTGATATTCAAGATgtcctaaaccaggggtgctcacactttttctgcaggcgagctacttttcaattgatcaagtcgtggggatctacctcattcatatatatataatttatatttacttatttatgaaatatatgtttttgttaacaagttaaaggtgtttaatgataatgcaagcatgtttaacacatagttaatattgttaataaattaatggtgtttaatgataatacaagaatgtttaatacatatagttaatattgttaacaacttaaaggtgtttaaagataatacaagcatgtttaacacatatagttaatattgttaacaagttaaaggtgtttaatgataatacaagcatgtttaacacatatagttaatattgttaacaagttaaaggtgtttaatgataatacaagcatgtttaacacatatagttaatattgttaataagttaaaggtgtttaaagataatacaagcatgtttaacacatagattcctttctttcatgaagacaagaatataagttggtgtattacctgattctgatgacttgcattgattggaatcagacagtggtgctgataacgtccgcatttttgaatggaggagaaaaaaagtcctcctttctgtccaataccacatgaaagtggttggtttttggcatcttatttgtccagcttccgtactcctttgtatacactttacaagaaatacattgtcggcaaactccgtagcttgctagcttgtgcacgccagctttctgagactcttattttgttagcgcaactgtgcagtcgatctttggagttttgacgacaggtacggcgccagtctgttgaaataaagtgtttctcgccctccagtcggtaattttaatgagctggcagcagccaccgtcatctcagaagactctcaggtgccgtgaatgtcaatcaagtgacataaGTGACGttttagtgaagatttatgatcgctcatttttaggactatgtttttaatgcctggctggtgatcgactgacacaccctccgagatcgaccggtagatcgcgatcgacgtaatgagcacccctgtcctaAACCATATCGTACATCAGGGAATAACAAAAGCAATACGAAAAGTCATGAACAAAGACAAAATAATCCCAGCAGTAAAACCTTGCAGAACAGAAATGACAGCTGCTCAAAGACCCAAAGGAGAACATAGaacatgacaacaacaaaaaatcaacCCTACCTCTCagaacaggacatctgctgattggagccctaactcttccgggctgcaatatacacccccgctaccaccaaaccccgcccacctcaaccgactcacggaagagttagggctgcatgggattctgggtatttgttttgctgtgtttatgttgtgtttagggctgcaactaacgattaatttgctaatcgattaatctgtcgactattacttcgattaataatcggataaaagagacaaactacatttctatcctttccagtattttattgaaaaaaaaaaaaaacagcatactggcgccatgttctttcaacttgccaaataaaacaatgaaaatgttacaaaaatgcacacttttgacacccctgctatagataataacaaatgaaatcgataaatctatggataaaaagcagagcctgacgacgcatgcgcgtttatcacaactctctctgtctctctcagtCTCTGccactccctcaccaatgctgctgcgcgcacaacttgttttgtttttaaccccttcttaaccctgaacgtacattgaaaatacacgcaaccctaactcaaaatgccggacatttgaggcatttaagaaacaccgctcggacagccccgcaaaagaggacatgtccggtgaaaagaggacgtatggtcaggaccgagctcggtcgctgctagcatgctatcaccggacatgtcctcttttgctatcATGcacgcagctaacgggctaggatggactgaccatacgtcctcttttcaccggacatgtccgcaaaagaggacatgtccggtgaaaagaggacatctaacacaatttcccaactcatatggaaacggggtttgtaaaaactcCAATATTTTGTTGGTAAAGTCATGGATGTAAGATGGCCTTCATGGTGTCTGCTACAAGTTTGTTTGTCCAATTATAACAATTTGTTACATGTAATCTTAATTAATTCATGATTATACTGTAATGGCGGAGAAGATATGAAGGAGGCAGAATGAAAACGAGCACTGTAGAGCTAAAAGGCAGGAACGTGAAACACACCCACAAGAAGAGCTCCTCGAACACTTCCTTGTTTCGTGTTCGCTCCCAAACTAAGTCGAACACTACGGCAAGCCCACCTCTGCAGCCCACACTGAGTAATTACAGTTGACTACACAATATTCTCATCGCTCCAATACAATACTTTACATGTCTCCTGCTTTCCCCGATCAAGTGACTACTTTCACACTAACTAGTTAACCTAAACTA from Nerophis lumbriciformis linkage group LG26, RoL_Nlum_v2.1, whole genome shotgun sequence encodes the following:
- the LOC133623983 gene encoding uncharacterized protein; this encodes MVSDEILKDIRTHADVCESYLLPEQQEWTSKMEQEEPQPPYIKEEEEEPQYQHIKEEKEEDPHISYSKEEKESQLSLTIQRRRNHIPIHIKEEEEEHSISQEGEHLEGLEEVDVTKMPVTGVPVKSEDDEVKGKSEEKREAEPPSRHMTTEADGDHCGGSQADKLLAPLSDSEDTASHSPDTDDEDSKDGKTCHTDNTHFTCPHCDKTFKYRYYLKEHMRMHTGEKPFTCLNCGKGFAQRRDLKRHTRTHTGEKPYSCSSCNKIFSHRSTLVRHTRTHTGEKPFSCSVCGKVFALIQYLKRHRRRHAREETFSCASCNTIFSEQATLVTHTGEKTVTCSNCNASACDQSNLVAHMRIYTVEKPFSCSVCGKGFTRRYQLKTHMRTHTGEKPFSCSICGKDFTQKQHLKTHASTHTGDKPFSCLECGKGFVRKHSLKEHIRTHT